The DNA segment TACGTGCTCGCCGCCCGCCTGGAACAGGTGGCCGCCGCCGCCACCGCCCGCCTCCAGCGGATGTCCTCCGGCCGCTACACCCTCGTGCACTCCGACGGCCGCAGCGGACGCGGGCGCAGCGGGCTCGGGCTGCATGTCGTGGACGCCTGGACCGGCCGCGAGCGGGACACCGCCACGCTGTCCGGCGGCGAGACCTTCTTCGCCTCCCTCGCGCTCGCCCTCGGCCTCGCCGACGTCGTCACCGACGAGGCCGGCGGGGTGCGCCTGGACACCCTCTTCATCGACGAGGGCTTCGGCAGCCTGGACGACCAGACCCTGGACGAGGTCCTCGACGTCCTCGACGGCCTGCGCGAACGCGACCGCAGCGTCGGCATCGTCAGCCATGTCGCCGACCTGCGCCGCCGCGTCCACGCCCAACTGGAGGTCGTCAAGGACCGGTCGGGCTCCACATTGCGCCAACGGGGCACCGGATGAGGGGAGTTGGCGTCCCTGAGGGCGGGTTCGGCCGCCGTCCCGCGGGCGTGTAGGTTCTTCGCCCATGGCTCGGTTTGAAGATCGCGCGGTGCTGGAGTGGGTGGAGTCGGGCGGCGGGCCCCTGATCGCCGTTCCGGAGGTGGTCCTGCCGTTCTGGGCGGGTGCCGACAGCGAGGAGCTGGACACGGACTACGACCGGGCCTGCGAGGTTTCCGGATACGCCGGGCTGCTCCCGGTCGGTGACAGCGCGGCCCTCGTCCTCGGCGACGAACCGGCCGCCACCTCCTATCTGCCCGAGCACGCCGCCTTCGTACGGTGGTCCGCCGCGAACTCCGAGCGCGACCTGCTGGCCGGGGTGCCCGCCGCGCTGGAGACGGCGGTGTGGGAGCAGGAGCTGCGCTGGCAGGTGCCGGGGCCCGTGGTGCTGTTCGACTC comes from the Streptomyces sp. SUK 48 genome and includes:
- a CDS encoding immunity 21 family protein, with amino-acid sequence MARFEDRAVLEWVESGGGPLIAVPEVVLPFWAGADSEELDTDYDRACEVSGYAGLLPVGDSAALVLGDEPAATSYLPEHAAFVRWSAANSERDLLAGVPAALETAVWEQELRWQVPGPVVLFDSAWPGGEADRQEHLRVPLAAGSYSVRAAYAQPGAETWVGLVQLSRIA